The following nucleotide sequence is from Drosophila takahashii strain IR98-3 E-12201 chromosome 3L, DtakHiC1v2, whole genome shotgun sequence.
ctttgaccatattgtaatatgttctaaggcccctttgaccatattgtaatatgttctaaggcccctttgaccatattgtaatatgttctaaggcgccctttgaccatgttgtaatatgttttaaggcccctttgaccatattgtaatatgttctaaggcccctttgaccatattgtaatatgttctaaggcgccctttgaccatattgtaatatgttctaaggcgcccttggaccatattttaatatgttctaaggcccctttgaccatattgtaatatgttctaaggcgtcctttgaccatattgtaatatgttctaaggcccctttgaccattttgtaatatgttctaaggcccctttgaccatattgtaatatgttctaaggcgtcctttgaccatattgtaatattttctaaggcccctttgaccatattgtaatatgttctaaggcccctttgaccatattgtaatatgttctaaggcgtcctttgaccatattgtaatatgttctaaggcccctttgaccatattgtaatatgttctaaggcgtcctttgaccatattgtaatatgttctaaggccctttgaccatattgtaatatgttctaatgcgtcctttgaccatattgtaatatgttctaaggcgccctttgaccatattgtaatatgttctaaggcccctttgaccatattgtaatatgttctaaggcgtcctttgaccatattgtaatatgttctaaggcccctttgaccattttgtaatatgttctaaggcccctttgaccatattgtaatatgttctaaggcgtcctttgaccatattgtaatatgttctaaggcccctttgaccatattgtaatatgttctaaggcccctttgaccatattgtaatatgttctaaggcgtcctttgaccatattgtaatatgttctaaggcccctttgaccatattgtaatatgttctaaggcgccctttgaccatattgtaatatgttctaaggcgccctttgaccatattgtaatatgttctaaggcccctttgaccatattgtaatatgttctaaggcgtcctttgaccatattgtaatatgttctaaggcccctttgaccattttgtaatatgttctaaggcccctttgaccatattgtaatatgttctaaggcgtcctttgaccatattgtaatatgttctaaggcccctttgaccatattgtaatatgttctaaggcccctttgaccatattgtaatatgttctaaggcgtcctttgaccatattgtaatatgttctaaggcccctttgaccatattgtaatatgttctaaggcgccctttgaccatattgtaatatgttctaaggcgccctttgaccatattgtaatatgttctaaggcgcccttggaccatattttaatatgttctaaggcccctttgaccatattgtaatatgttctaaggcgtcctttgaccatattgtaatatgttctaaggcgccctttgaccatgttgtaatatgttctaaggcgccctttgaccatattgtaatatgttctaaggcgcccttggaccatattttaatatgttctaaggcccctttgaccatattgtaatatgttctaaggcgtcctttgaccatattgtaatatgttctaaggcccctttgaccatattgtaatatgttctaaggcgtcctttgaccatattgtaatatgttctaaggcccctttgaccatattgtaatatgttctaaggcccctttgaccatattgtaatatgttctaaggcgccctttgaccatattgtaatatgttctaaggcccctttgaccatattgtaatatgttctaaggcgccctttgaccatattgtaatatgttctaaggcccctttgaccatattgtaatatgttctaaggctcctttgaccatattgtaatatgttctaagtcGTCCTCTGACCATAtggtaatatattctaaggcccctttgaccatattgtaatatggtctaaggcgccctttgaccatattgtaatatgttctaggtCCAGTTTCCGAGTGACGATGTGAATTAAAAGTCCATCCAAAATTTGTTGCGTAGTGGCCAGGGTTCGAATTGCCCGCAGATGCGAATTCATGCAATCACTGAGCTCCCGAAGACCCTTCGACGATCCCTTCTCGACACCCTTTAAACCAAATATTGCCTGAACGTGTGCCTGAAAGTGTAAAACTTTATTATCAAATCGATTAACCAGCAAATTCATAGCCTCTTTGTAATTAGCATTCGAGGGTTCAAGCGAGCGTATGGTTTCCAGGGCCACGCCGCCCAAACTCGAACGCAAATATTGTAGTTTTTCAATGTCACTTAGCTCATCATCATTTCCGATGACCGTATTGAAAGTCGCAAGATATTCGGGCCACTCAGAGTAGGATCCATGAAAACAAGCAATTTCCATATTTGGCAACCGGGGCTTCCTAGATCGAAAAGAGAGATCCGCATTATTAGTGAGATCAATAGATGTTGAGTTTGCAACGTTTGAAGCCGGCAATTGCGACTTGCGATGAGCAGCCAAGCCTCGATTTAGTTTCGCCTTCACATCCATGAAAGCCTCGGCAAATTCAATCCGATGGTCGCTCGAGATCTCTGCAAAATCCAGTCTTTCCAACGATGTCTGCGCAGAATCAAATGCCTGGTTTACGGAATTGATCCATTCCATTCGCGCTAGCAAATCAGCTTCGTCAAACTGATTAAGCGCCTCagggtttaaataaaatttcatcGAGTTAATTTGCCGCAGAGTAGATTGGGCTTTGACTCGGTAGTAGTCAACGTCACTTGTGGATTCATTTTGAGCCCGAACCGAGTTTTCCGTATcaggcatttttattttgatcacaagaaaaaaagataataaaataaaatgtccgaCCGCGTTAGAGGCACAAAAcaccttatattttttaccgCGAAAATGTAGAGGTTAACAACCGTCGCCGAAATGCAACGGAACCTTTAacttggttgttgttgttcttgccgATGAATTGCCTGCCTAGCAACAGCGGATTTATGTAACTGGCAACGAATGTATGTATGGCTATATGTACATACCTTGATACCTTGATATGTacccctaccttgataccctctctcctttagtttctccaactaaaatgagatgttttcggaaatgtgactataataaacttaatttaatgatttaatacgattggacagatctttataactgtgtggacatcgaaagtgcaacggaacttttctatagcgttctaaacactttttttaatgaatgcgttcctgataggcttcctcccaagccgaacaggcccccctggtttacaaatgcgcttcaaagactaaaaaatcttaaaacaaacacttataaaaagtataaaaaatcgggtaagccatctgatttttcgaaatatggtgtggctcgatctgattttaatgttcttaacagtcattgctattccatgtatttaaatcgttgtaaatttgaatttacaaatgatccgaagcaattttataactttgtcaacgcaaagcgaaagtcatcagctttgccttcatcggttcgatttaactcaatggaggcatcgactgactctgaaattgctgatttattctctgactttttccaaactacttatagctcttcttcatggtcagaatcaaattaccgtaatcccttaaatagggcaaattgtattttttcccctataattaccgaaagttctctcttaagagatttaacatcaacaacgccaacttattctcccggtcctgatggacttcctgggtgtgtgcttaagttttgtgcatcaaccatctgcaaacctattcttaaactttttcaattgtctatttcatcatcagtttttccaactatctggaaggattcttttattattccacttcacaaaaagggtgcgaaggcggatgcccagaattatagaggtatttctaaattgtcggctattccaaaagcctttgaacgtattatcacttctcatttgcaacatttatgttcctcgctaatatcaccgtgtcagcacggttttgttaagcgaagatcgactaccaccaacctacttgaattgtcatcaattgtaataaatggatttaacaataaaatgcagactgacgttgtatatacagatttcagtaaagcctttgactctgttaaccactctcttcttttattcaaattagatttgcttgggtttccatgtaatctattaacttggatttcaagctatttgaatgggaggactcagagggttatatttaagaacgctgtttcaaaaacgatccatgtgacatctggagtacctcagggtagtcatttgggccctttgctgtttactttgtttattaacgatcttccctctattgtaacacattctcgtgtactaatgtatgcggatgatgttaagctttgtttggttttggcttacaatcagacattgatcaatttcaagtatggtgtgagtataacctcttaaatttgaactgcttaaaatgcaacgtaatgaccttttatagggtcacccctacctttataagttattcgcttcagaatttgccacttgaccgtatatattcagtaaatgatttaggcgttcttctggacccgaagcttaaatttgactgccacataatgtcgacagtcaataaagctatg
It contains:
- the LOC138912975 gene encoding uncharacterized protein, whose amino-acid sequence is MPDTENSVRAQNESTSDVDYYRVKAQSTLRQINSMKFYLNPEALNQFDEADLLARMEWINSVNQAFDSAQTSLERLDFAEISSDHRIEFAEAFMDVKAKLNRGLAAHRKSQLPASNVANSTSIDLTNNADLSFRSRKPRLPNMEIACFHGSYSEWPEYLATFNTVIGNDDELSDIEKLQYLRSSLGGVALETIRSLEPSNANYKEAMNLLVNRFDNKVLHFQAHVQAIFGLKGVEKGSSKGLRELSDCMNSHLRAIRTLATTQQILDGLLIHIVTRKLDLEHITIWSKGALDHITIWSKGP